A single region of the Candidatus Omnitrophota bacterium genome encodes:
- a CDS encoding FAD:protein FMN transferase, producing the protein MAAVFEIFVSHPDASYAAQAARAAFDELDRLEGELSRFIESSDISRINAADSGESIILGLDAFDCLRQCGIIFRETNGVFDITIGPLIDLWRGNRTPSENEIAAVRRRIGLYRLHLDEDRHAARFDGEPPIVDLGGFGKGYALDAMAALLQDWDVLSAFLHGGGSTALALDPPPGMPGWPVTISNPFPPGQTLASLSLRHRALSASGMRKGRHIIDPRTAQPVLFNRAAWSGAPAAAEADALSTAFMVMTFDEIEQYCASHPNVKGAILMEENAQKENPLRYYGLWEIGK; encoded by the coding sequence ATGGCGGCGGTTTTCGAGATATTCGTCTCCCATCCCGACGCCTCCTACGCCGCACAAGCCGCCCGCGCCGCCTTCGACGAACTCGACCGTCTCGAAGGCGAACTCAGCCGCTTCATCGAAAGCAGCGACATTTCCCGTATCAACGCGGCGGATTCCGGCGAATCGATTATTCTTGGCTTAGACGCTTTCGATTGTCTTCGACAATGCGGGATTATTTTTCGAGAAACCAACGGCGTTTTCGATATTACTATCGGTCCTTTGATCGATCTTTGGCGAGGGAATCGAACGCCCAGTGAAAATGAAATCGCTGCCGTCCGCCGCCGGATTGGATTGTACCGTCTTCATCTGGACGAAGACCGTCATGCGGCGCGCTTCGATGGCGAACCTCCAATAGTCGATCTTGGCGGCTTCGGCAAAGGCTACGCCCTCGACGCGATGGCGGCGCTTTTGCAAGATTGGGACGTTTTATCCGCTTTCCTCCACGGCGGCGGCAGTACCGCCTTGGCGCTCGATCCTCCGCCGGGGATGCCAGGCTGGCCGGTTACGATAAGTAATCCCTTCCCGCCGGGACAAACGCTCGCCAGCCTCAGCCTGCGCCATCGCGCCCTCAGCGCTTCGGGAATGCGCAAAGGCCGCCATATTATCGATCCCCGCACGGCGCAGCCGGTTCTTTTCAACCGCGCCGCTTGGTCAGGCGCTCCCGCCGCCGCCGAGGCCGACGCTCTTTCCACTGCTTTTATGGTCATGACGTTTGATGAAATCGAACAATATTGCGCCAGTCATCCCAACGTCAAAGGCGCCATTCTTATGGAAGAAAATGCCCAAAAGGAGAATCCGCTGCGTTATTACGGATTATGGGAAATCGGTAAGTAA